One genomic window of Elaeis guineensis isolate ETL-2024a chromosome 2, EG11, whole genome shotgun sequence includes the following:
- the LOC109505744 gene encoding uncharacterized protein — translation MGIWESLRWTAGTFYGSLPDPSPVKDFGLGVVQATASSVSAGASRARDLLHRAADKAHSKAPDLTPVATIGRGAVSKMDHAVRVEGLRRMKSAMPDQDGWQWIGRIGLDLIDHTLAQVTKPYTGGIPVYRIVKEGWTKGRSGPAAHAKEEEELQELRNKIARLEMAIADGDRRGPHSRRPESACWLVGLQPHQKPEDVIRVFMMKGFKGGDFIDAQVVPRAGNAKATPY, via the exons ATGGGCATCTGGGAATCGCTCCGGTGGACGGCGGGTACCTTCTACGGCAGCTTACCGGATCCTTCACCAGTGAAGGACTTTGGGTTGGGCGTCGTCCAAGCCACGGCGTCCTCGGTCTCGGCCGGGGCGTCCCGGGCGCGGGATCTCCTCCACCGGGCCGCCGACAAGGCACACAGCAAAGCACCCGATCTCACCCCGGTGGCCACCATCGGCCGCGGCGCGGTCTCCAAGATGGACCATGCCGTCCGGGTCGAGGGGCTGCGCCGGATGAAAAGTGCCATGCCCGATCAGGACGGTTGGCAGTGGATCGGACGGATCGGATTGGATCTCATCGATCACACCCTCGCCCAGGTCACGAAACCCTACACCG GTGGGATTCCGGTGTATCGTATCGTGAAAGAAGGGTGGACGAAGGGTCGATCGGGGCCGGCGGCGCACgctaaggaggaggaggagctgcaGGAGCTGCGGAACAAGATCGCGAGATTGGAGATGGCGATCGCAGACGGGGACCGACGGGGGCCTCACAGTCGCCGTCCGGAATCGGCTTGTTGGTTGGTGGGGCTGCAGCCGCATCAGAAGCCGGAGGATGTGATCAGGGTTTTCATGATGAAGGGATTCAAGGGTGGAGATTTCATCGACGCCCAGGTGGTCCCACGTGCCGGAAACGCGAAAGCGACACCCTATTAG